One Cryobacterium roopkundense genomic region harbors:
- a CDS encoding sugar ABC transporter substrate-binding protein, producing the protein MRHNKAWLAALVAVPLALSGCSGTGQTTTAATTDAVSGTIAVVTHSTPGDNFWDVVKSGAEQAGADLGMNVTYQGDGDPVKQSQLIDAAVASKPAGIIVSMANPDGVRGAVEKAVAAGIPVITINAGMEQSKEFGASTHVGQSEYLAGQGAGEELATAGATNVICVIHEAGNVALEERCAGAADKLDTVTNLQVDVANIADAKNTISSMLLSDPSIDGVLTLNPGIAVAAAQANEEAGGTAQLATFDVSADVTKLIEDGSILFAVDQQPYSQGYLPVVFLTLQLRNGDVAGGGQPVYSGPAFITKENAAQVAEFAVKGTR; encoded by the coding sequence ATGCGTCACAACAAAGCATGGCTTGCAGCACTCGTCGCCGTTCCGCTCGCCCTGAGCGGCTGCTCGGGTACCGGGCAGACCACCACTGCGGCAACAACGGATGCCGTGAGCGGCACTATCGCGGTCGTCACCCACAGCACCCCCGGCGACAACTTCTGGGACGTCGTCAAGAGCGGTGCCGAGCAGGCCGGGGCGGACCTCGGAATGAACGTCACGTACCAGGGCGACGGCGACCCGGTGAAGCAGAGCCAGCTCATCGACGCGGCCGTCGCGTCGAAGCCCGCCGGGATCATCGTGTCGATGGCCAATCCCGACGGGGTTCGCGGCGCGGTCGAGAAGGCCGTGGCCGCGGGCATCCCGGTGATCACCATCAACGCCGGCATGGAGCAGTCGAAGGAGTTTGGCGCTTCGACCCACGTGGGCCAGAGCGAATACCTGGCCGGGCAGGGCGCGGGTGAAGAACTGGCCACAGCCGGCGCCACGAACGTGATCTGCGTCATCCACGAAGCGGGAAACGTGGCCCTCGAAGAGCGCTGCGCCGGCGCCGCCGACAAGCTCGACACAGTGACAAACCTTCAGGTCGACGTGGCGAACATCGCCGACGCCAAGAACACGATCAGCAGCATGCTGCTCTCTGACCCGAGCATCGACGGCGTGCTCACGCTCAACCCGGGCATCGCCGTGGCCGCCGCACAGGCCAACGAGGAGGCCGGAGGCACGGCCCAACTCGCGACCTTCGACGTGTCCGCCGACGTGACGAAACTCATCGAAGACGGCTCCATCCTCTTCGCGGTCGACCAGCAGCCCTACTCCCAGGGCTACCTCCCCGTGGTCTTCCTCACCCTGCAGCTGCGCAACGGCGACGTGGCCGGCGGCGGCCAGCCCGTGTACTCCGGCCCGGCCTTCATCACCAAGGAGAACGCGGCGCAGGTCGCCGAGTTCGCAGTCAAGGGCACTCGATGA
- a CDS encoding ABC transporter permease, with product MTITAPAAPAAAPAIDERLTPVGPIVKLLRRPEVGAFVAALGIFAFFSLTTEVFLSPAGVSTWLYSASLFGIMAVAVALLMIGGEFDLSAGAMTGTTGLIVGVMTTQWGANVWLSMGVALAVALTLGAGNAIIVMKTGLPSFIVTLATFFILQGINLAVTKLITGSVVIQGMGTVPGFDAVRVFFGSSFPFLGMDLKVAVVWWLLAIIVATWVLIRTRAGNWIFAVGGQLQSSRQVGIPVMKVKIGLFMTTAGAGWLVGMLMLFDVSTVQATTGIGQEFIYIICAVVGGCLLTGGYGSAIGAALGALIYGMTLQGIVFAQWDNNWLKAFLGGMLLLAVLVNLYVRKRAGVRS from the coding sequence ATGACGATCACTGCGCCAGCCGCGCCAGCCGCCGCCCCAGCCATTGACGAACGCCTCACGCCGGTGGGGCCGATTGTGAAGTTGCTCCGACGACCCGAGGTCGGCGCCTTCGTCGCGGCCCTGGGCATCTTCGCTTTCTTCTCCTTAACCACTGAAGTGTTCCTCTCCCCCGCGGGCGTCTCGACGTGGCTGTACTCGGCGTCGCTGTTCGGCATCATGGCAGTTGCCGTTGCGCTGCTGATGATCGGCGGGGAGTTCGACCTCTCGGCCGGCGCCATGACCGGCACGACCGGGCTCATCGTGGGCGTCATGACCACCCAGTGGGGTGCCAACGTCTGGCTCTCAATGGGCGTCGCTCTCGCGGTTGCACTCACTCTCGGTGCAGGCAACGCCATCATCGTGATGAAGACCGGGCTGCCGAGCTTCATCGTGACCCTCGCCACGTTCTTCATTCTCCAGGGGATCAACCTAGCCGTCACAAAGCTGATCACCGGCTCCGTGGTGATTCAGGGCATGGGCACAGTTCCCGGCTTCGACGCGGTGAGGGTGTTCTTCGGCTCCTCGTTCCCATTCCTCGGCATGGACCTCAAGGTGGCCGTGGTCTGGTGGCTGCTCGCCATCATCGTCGCCACCTGGGTGCTCATCCGTACCCGGGCAGGCAACTGGATCTTCGCGGTGGGCGGCCAGCTGCAGAGCTCGCGTCAGGTGGGCATCCCGGTAATGAAGGTCAAGATCGGCCTGTTCATGACCACCGCCGGCGCCGGATGGCTCGTGGGCATGCTCATGCTCTTCGACGTGTCCACGGTGCAGGCCACGACCGGCATCGGCCAGGAGTTCATCTACATCATCTGCGCGGTGGTGGGCGGATGCCTGCTCACCGGTGGCTACGGATCCGCGATCGGCGCCGCCCTCGGCGCCCTCATCTACGGCATGACCCTGCAGGGCATCGTGTTCGCCCAATGGGACAACAACTGGCTCAAGGCCTTCCTCGGCGGCATGCTTCTGCTCGCCGTGCTCGTCAACCTGTACGTTCGCAAACGAGCTGGAGTTCGCTCATGA
- a CDS encoding flagellar FlbD family protein, with translation MIVVTRLNDSQFAINPDLIERIHANPDTTLVMVDGANFIVTETMEEVIERIAQYRARVISLAYDPDAGELPRGPRRI, from the coding sequence ATGATCGTAGTCACGCGGCTGAACGACAGCCAGTTTGCGATCAATCCCGATTTGATCGAACGCATACACGCGAATCCAGACACGACCCTAGTGATGGTTGATGGCGCCAACTTCATCGTGACCGAGACGATGGAAGAAGTGATTGAGCGAATCGCGCAGTACCGCGCCAGAGTGATTTCCCTCGCCTACGACCCCGACGCGGGCGAGCTGCCGCGCGGCCCGCGGAGGATCTGA
- a CDS encoding motility protein A, with protein MDPATLVGIVIAFGALFAMITLEGSYVSSILLPAPMILVFVATIAVGVAGGTIRDAVLAFKALPRAFRGKTTPPTQIIDQVVGLAETARTSGLLSLEQEADNVNDPFLRGALQNIADGTDGDELRILLEDEISTRARADRSAAKFFNSLGGYAPTIGIVGTVVSLTHVLENLDTPDTLGPMIAAAFVATLWGLLSANFLWLPIGSRLKRLADIEVDRMTLLMEGALAVQSGSQPRLLGERLRAMVSDDALGKPAKAAKAGKGAQQNDDDTTLFEAA; from the coding sequence ATGGATCCGGCGACACTGGTCGGTATCGTCATCGCCTTCGGGGCGCTCTTTGCCATGATCACCCTTGAGGGATCGTACGTCTCGAGTATTCTGCTGCCCGCGCCGATGATCCTGGTGTTCGTTGCCACGATCGCGGTGGGCGTCGCCGGCGGAACGATCCGGGACGCCGTACTCGCGTTCAAGGCGCTACCGCGCGCATTCAGGGGCAAGACTACCCCGCCCACTCAGATCATCGACCAGGTCGTCGGCCTGGCCGAAACCGCCCGCACCTCAGGCCTGCTCTCCCTCGAGCAGGAGGCCGACAACGTCAATGACCCGTTCTTGCGCGGGGCGCTCCAGAACATCGCGGATGGCACAGACGGCGACGAGCTGCGCATACTGCTCGAAGATGAGATCTCCACCAGGGCACGGGCCGACCGCTCAGCGGCCAAGTTCTTCAACAGCCTCGGCGGCTACGCGCCGACGATTGGTATCGTCGGCACGGTTGTGTCGCTCACGCACGTGCTGGAGAATCTCGACACGCCGGACACTCTCGGCCCGATGATCGCCGCTGCCTTCGTGGCCACCCTCTGGGGGCTCCTCTCGGCGAACTTCCTGTGGCTGCCCATCGGCTCGCGTCTCAAGCGGTTAGCCGACATCGAGGTTGATCGTATGACCCTGCTCATGGAAGGCGCGCTGGCCGTTCAGTCCGGCAGCCAGCCCCGCTTGCTCGGTGAACGCCTTCGCGCCATGGTCTCGGATGACGCACTCGGCAAGCCGGCGAAGGCCGCGAAGGCCGGAAAGGGCGCCCAGCAGAACGACGACGACACGACCCTGTTCGAAGCC
- a CDS encoding LacI family DNA-binding transcriptional regulator — translation MADFTSKRATIRDVAVQAGVSKSVVSLVLRGTGYVSDAKRIAVAAAVRELDYRPNAAARTLTEARSYTVGVVLHDLRNPWFVEAVDGLNAVLNAHGLQMLLGDHRLDSRGGSSLLGKLLEMNVDGLVLVGTLPPSEDLINAVRQVPTVVLGAPEAPAPSADVVTDDNEAGAHLAVQHLVSLGHRRIAHLGAGPTPVGLARRAGYEQAMTESGLAELMLTVDGGLTEQGGYEAGLQLLDPATGIRPTAIFAVNDMAAFGLLSAADELGCAVPDDLSIVGYDNTPTARMRHISLTSIDNASLASGRKAGELLVARLADPVRPASLTLLAPSLAVRGSSAPPRA, via the coding sequence ATGGCTGACTTCACGAGCAAGCGCGCGACCATCCGCGATGTGGCCGTCCAGGCCGGGGTGTCCAAGTCGGTCGTGTCCCTCGTTCTGCGCGGCACGGGGTATGTAAGCGACGCCAAGCGGATCGCCGTGGCCGCTGCGGTGCGCGAACTCGACTACCGGCCCAACGCCGCCGCACGCACACTCACAGAGGCACGGAGTTACACGGTCGGAGTCGTGCTGCACGACCTTCGAAACCCGTGGTTCGTTGAAGCGGTCGACGGTCTCAACGCCGTGTTGAATGCCCACGGACTGCAGATGCTGCTCGGCGACCACCGTCTCGACAGTCGGGGCGGGTCTTCTCTGCTCGGGAAGCTGCTGGAGATGAACGTCGACGGCCTCGTGCTCGTGGGCACCCTGCCCCCTTCTGAAGACCTCATTAATGCCGTGCGGCAGGTGCCCACCGTTGTGCTCGGCGCTCCGGAGGCCCCTGCCCCGTCGGCAGACGTGGTGACCGACGACAACGAGGCGGGTGCACACCTCGCGGTACAGCATCTCGTGAGCCTGGGCCACCGTCGCATCGCGCACCTGGGCGCCGGGCCCACGCCCGTAGGCCTGGCCCGCCGAGCCGGCTATGAGCAGGCCATGACGGAGAGCGGGCTCGCCGAGCTGATGCTCACCGTCGACGGTGGCCTAACAGAACAGGGTGGCTACGAGGCAGGGCTCCAGCTGCTGGACCCGGCCACGGGCATCCGTCCCACCGCCATTTTCGCCGTGAACGACATGGCCGCCTTCGGTTTGCTTTCCGCAGCGGATGAGCTGGGTTGCGCTGTGCCCGACGACCTCTCGATCGTGGGCTACGACAACACTCCGACCGCGAGGATGCGGCACATCAGCCTGACCAGCATCGACAACGCGAGCCTGGCGAGCGGGCGAAAGGCCGGCGAATTGTTGGTGGCGCGCCTCGCCGACCCGGTTCGGCCGGCATCGCTCACGCTCCTCGCGCCCTCGCTCGCCGTGCGCGGTAGCAGCGCTCCGCCGCGTGCGTAA
- a CDS encoding Gfo/Idh/MocA family protein, translating into MKNITLGLIGVGRIGVMHARNITGLPASGFTVALKLTDVAAAHAQAVAAELGAEYLPSVEALIASGVDGLVVATGTALHPEHIRAGVEAGIPVFCEKPVAVNVAEALPVLAYIREHQGVVQIGHQRRFDLGYLEAKRAFEAGELGWIHSLRAVTCDMTPPPVEFLAGSGGLFRDCSVHDFDILRWITGREIVEVYSRGSNNGDPAIGALGDVDTALALVTFDDGMIGTVSASRYNGAGHDVRLELQGSATSLLVGLDDRTALGSTEPGIAFPSGIPHQTFADRFDQAYRSEMVAFIELVLGLRENPCTPDDAVAASRIADAAQESLETGLPVRVARSPIFAE; encoded by the coding sequence ATGAAGAACATCACGCTCGGACTCATCGGGGTTGGCCGCATCGGTGTGATGCACGCCCGCAACATCACGGGCCTGCCGGCTTCCGGCTTCACGGTCGCCCTCAAACTCACAGATGTCGCCGCCGCGCATGCTCAGGCCGTGGCCGCCGAACTCGGCGCAGAGTACCTGCCGAGCGTCGAGGCATTGATCGCCTCGGGTGTTGACGGCCTCGTAGTTGCCACCGGAACCGCCCTGCACCCTGAGCACATTCGGGCCGGCGTCGAAGCCGGCATCCCGGTCTTCTGCGAGAAGCCCGTCGCGGTCAATGTGGCGGAGGCACTGCCCGTGCTCGCCTATATCCGCGAGCATCAGGGCGTCGTTCAGATCGGGCACCAGCGCCGGTTCGACCTCGGGTATCTCGAGGCCAAGCGGGCCTTCGAGGCCGGCGAGCTCGGCTGGATCCATTCCCTGCGCGCCGTGACATGCGACATGACTCCGCCGCCGGTGGAATTCCTCGCCGGCTCCGGCGGCTTGTTCCGGGACTGTTCCGTGCACGACTTCGACATTCTGCGCTGGATCACGGGCCGCGAGATCGTCGAGGTCTACTCTCGCGGCAGCAACAATGGCGACCCTGCCATCGGCGCGCTCGGCGACGTCGACACCGCACTCGCCCTGGTGACCTTCGATGACGGCATGATCGGCACCGTGAGCGCCTCCCGCTACAACGGGGCAGGGCATGACGTGCGCCTCGAGTTGCAAGGCTCTGCGACTTCCCTCCTCGTGGGCCTCGACGACCGGACCGCCTTGGGCTCCACCGAGCCCGGCATTGCATTTCCCTCCGGAATCCCGCACCAGACCTTCGCCGACCGCTTCGACCAGGCGTACCGCAGCGAAATGGTCGCCTTCATCGAGCTTGTGCTCGGACTGCGCGAGAACCCCTGCACCCCCGACGACGCCGTTGCCGCGAGCCGGATAGCGGATGCGGCGCAAGAGTCGCTCGAGACCGGCCTGCCGGTTCGAGTCGCCCGCTCCCCCATTTTCGCGGAGTAA